The genomic DNA tagtattatataattttatatgtatacttaaaatattttacatataaacataatgatatttgaaataattaattaaaaattttacataaaaatatatttaaaatatcatactcataatataaatgaaaaacatttaatatatattatgttttcTTATCCCATTAATTTGAAATATATTACCTCTCTCTCTTCCCAATTTCTCCTCCTTCATCTTCCCTTTCTTCACTCAAACATATATTACTTTTCTTATCccattaatttgaattttttaaatatttaactcAAATAAATAGCATAATTTAAAGACAGTTAATTAAACTCTTTagacataatatcaaatttaacctttaatgTTTACATCTTGTgtcaatataattttttaattaaatttaattatcaaccttttaaaaagaatttgaccattaatcttttaaaaaagacaaatgattttttaataaaatattaactaaaatgttaaatttttaaatatgacaATTTGCATAATAATTCATAGTATTTCatgctattttttaaaaaattttaagtattttttattttaattttactttattttttataattttaaattatttgttaactCAGAGGATAAGAAAAATTGACAAATGACAAATGACCTTAAGTTAAGATGAtgtttaaatggattgagaaaaaTTGTAAGCGTAGTTATTTTTACTTATACTATGGCATGGGAAATGGAATAGGATGGCCCACGTTATCCAGAGAGAACAAGCGTCGTCCTTTGCTTTCATCAGTTGAACCATGTCTCTGCTTATATTGTTGGAGCGATAATGACACTGCCTAGTAACTAAGCTCAATCAGCTGACTCTAAGCTCTGAAAGGGAAACACAAACAATGTCCATCTCTATGACTATTCCACTGCAAACGCCCACTTCCCTTATCTCTCGTGCAAGGCCTCGACTACTCTTGCACACCCACAACTTGTTGTGCCCAAAATCATTGCTCAGAAACAGACTTCACCACCACTCTCATCACCAGCTTCCTACTCCTTTCAAAACCTTCAAGTGCTCCTCCCAGAGACAGTCTTCTGATAATCAGCCTCAAGAATACGAATTTGAAAGGCTTTTTTCAAACCTCAATCAAGCCACTCTCAAGAGAGAACctggtatatatatattgtccttttaattaccctttaaaattttaatgatatgTTTGACTTTTGGGTTCTATGATCCCCTCTAGGAAGTTTATCCAGTGCAATATTCCTGGTGGCGGGTACCACGGTATGCCCTTCATTGTATCAGCTCTCCTGCCATTGTTTGAGTTTTTacgtatacatacatatatgtgtatgtatatataaatattgatTTGTTTGCCTGATGTTGGTTCAATCTATAGGTGGGTGCAGGGATCCTGGCCATTCCAGCAGTGACACAAGATTCTGGGTTTTTGGCCTCCGCAGTTGCTTGTATCCTTTGTTGGTTTTTCATGGTGATATACAACATTCTTTCTTTCCGTTTTTTCGTTTCTGTTCTTCATCTCTATACTTTTTTATTAAGGCAACCATTCATTCCAGGTTGCCACTGGGCTGCTCATTGCTGAAGTAAATGTCAACACAATGTGTGAACTGGGTTCTGGTGGTGTTTCACTGGTATGTATGTAAACTATATGCCACTCTATCATTCCTTGAAACCAAGTCTGCTTAGATCACATTTTGGTTAGATCTTTTGTAAGCTTACCAttagtttaattaaattcaattaattcctaTTTCCATATGGCATATTTCAGGTATCTATGGCCAGGAGAACTCTTGGACCAGTTGGAGTTCAAATTGCTTGGTAGGCTGAAAAGTCATAAATTTGATATTAGCAAGTACATTTTACAATATCAAATGCATGCTTTATGTCTATAAATGAATAATGGAAAAGTCAACTTAATTAAATTTTGTGTTGATTTATCTTATCTGGTTTGAAATTGTTTGTCAAACACCTTATAAAATTTTTGCAGCTTTTTAAGTTGTCTGAAGTCATTATTGTTTTGTTTTGTCTGCTTGTCTTGCAGTTGgtcatacatatttatacattatgCCCTTCTTGTTGCCTATCTGGCTCGTTCTTCAGATATTTTGACAAACTATCTTGGCCTTCCCTTGTACGAGTTCTAAGCTTCTAACCAACTTATCATGATACCACGCTTCTACTATGATTAATGTATCAAACAGTTGTTCCTATGTGGTTTTAGGTTTTGATGACAGCCTTCGATTTGCAGATGGGAGAGTGCAACATTGTTCTCTTTGGTCTTTGGTGGCATTTGCTACTTTGGAAGGTTGGTGTTGTTTCATATTTTCTGACATGAGTATGGGCGTATGATCCTCCAAGAACCCTTCAAAAACATGAAATGCTCTTAAAAAATTGAACATATACCTGTAACTGACACTCACATCTGTATTCAAGTAACATAAGTTGAAATTGTCATTACTCATTGATGTGCTTACGAACGTGCTAAACTATTTGATAGCAAGGCTTTTTAAGTTTGCTTACAAAACTTTCTTGAAAGTTATGTTATTCAAATAAACTAGTTCAGATGCAAATAAAATAATAGTTATTGTAATTATCTCAATAAAAAATTATTTGCATCACCAAATTTAAGCTCAAGTACCAAAATGCTCATCTTTTtataatagatatatacatgAAGCCAAACCTTGAGTTATAAAGAATTGTTAGCAATATGGGATTACTGACACTATCGTCCCTACATTTCTTTTCTCTGCCAAAATTATTCCTTGTAAGTTTAAAAATGTACTTCCATATTTCTTTGTTTTAGAATGAACAGATTAAGATTAACTTGGACTTGTGTTTCAACTGTAGCCAGCGCTTTATTGGTGCTGTTAATGGAGTTCTTGTATTCGGAATCATCGCTTCTTTCACTGCTCTTGTGGTAATTCCCTGACTTTTTTATCAACAATATCGCTTAACTTTCATTATTTATAGCTTAATTAGGTCCTCTCTCACTGAGTTTGCTCTTAAATATATCTGATGGATTTGTGTCAAGTCTTTGCACATTTCACTAAGAAAATGATGTTTTTTGTTTTTGGCTTAGGCTGTTGCAAGTGGAGGCCTAGAGTGGGATGCTCTTCTTAAAGCTAACTTTGAAGCTGTTCCTATGAGTATACCGATAATTGCACTATCATTTGTTTACCAGGTAAAATCATTAACATATACTCGTATAGTTGCAGAAATCCGTACCTAACTTGCAAGGTACGGACACCAACCATACCTTACAAGTTCGGCACGGATCTCCATCCTAGTAAAATCCAATGTATAACTAATTTGTTTACGTGATTCAGAATGTTGTGCCGGTTCTCTGCACAAATCTTGAAGGAAACATGTCAAAAGTAAGGTGACAGATCTTATCATTAAGGTTCTTTTTATTCCTTTCCATTCCCCCTCCATTCTGATTTTTTTGCCAAATGGGGGCACAACATTTGTGTTATTTCTTCTCAATATTTTGTTTGTCAACTGATCTCTCTGTTTGTGTCCTTATGATAAAATCTTTTGTTTAATGCAGGACTGCTATTGTTGTAGGCACAGCAATACCGCTTGGTTTATTTCTTGTGTGGGACGCTGTTGTTCTAGGATCTATTTCAAGTCTTGGCACGGGCTCCGATCAGATGGTAGATCCATTGCAACAGTTGCGAGCTAGTAATAGTGGAGTTATTGGAGTAAGCTCATTGTACTTTAATGGATTTCAGCCAAAAAAATTTCAGGTTCAAAGGGGTTTGTAATTGACACCATTTTTGGGGGTGTTTGAAACGAATTTGCAGCCAATAATTGAGGTGTTCTCACTTCTTGCAATTGCAACATCATATATTGGATTTGTTTTGGGACTTTCTGATTTCCTGGCTGATTGTAAGTTTTCCTTGGATATT from Gossypium arboreum isolate Shixiya-1 chromosome 9, ASM2569848v2, whole genome shotgun sequence includes the following:
- the LOC108454486 gene encoding uncharacterized protein LOC108454486, with the translated sequence MSISMTIPLQTPTSLISRARPRLLLHTHNLLCPKSLLRNRLHHHSHHQLPTPFKTFKCSSQRQSSDNQPQEYEFERLFSNLNQATLKREPGSLSSAIFLVAGTTVGAGILAIPAVTQDSGFLASAVACILCWFFMVATGLLIAEVNVNTMCELGSGGVSLVSMARRTLGPVGVQIACWSYIFIHYALLVAYLARSSDILTNYLGLPLWESATLFSLVFGGICYFGSQRFIGAVNGVLVFGIIASFTALVAVASGGLEWDALLKANFEAVPMSIPIIALSFVYQNVVPVLCTNLEGNMSKVRTAIVVGTAIPLGLFLVWDAVVLGSISSLGTGSDQMVDPLQQLRASNSGVIGPIIEVFSLLAIATSYIGFVLGLSDFLADLLKLPAGENRPQPYLLTLIPPLGLALLDPGIFFKALDFAGTYGVLVLFGILPAAMSWSDRYSTPSTSVKLPELVPGGRLTLTLVMLCSGGVIVTEILESLGHP